The sequence gtcgatgttaggatcaccaagatcaatggtgataaacataccctcttgaaaatcatacatcttacaaagtgcttcccaacccgggcaaccaaaattggatacgctctcagaattgtatagatttacctcaaaatccataccatgatgggtccttaggttaattttctttgtttcattcctcccatgatcttcaaaacccatcctctccaagacatagcgtcttgcatggcatcggataagctagtcaaattgtaaaagacaaaaattacacgttgaagtagtagaagtcgagcttaattacgaaaaacaCTTAGCGTCgtagcgtaccgtttcacaatcgaaggcctcctcgaccttaatgctgaagcgccgaccttcgtccaggtgaggcatgtcgcagaaaccccggttgtcgccgcaccaggagcactccccgggaccttctccgtccgacgacatttcctatgttcataattcaaagattaaacttgtacaattaaatatatgtactataaaaactaaattagatcattattattcatcacgggttgactatgggtttgtcgagtcttttcttgaaaactctcagctcacgtggtgtatatattcgaccatcggtgatggtagctcctcctttcgttcccgagtgcattacaccaaattgtctagcacatgggaacgaaggagaagctacccccacgacaacggtcgggattcttcatcctctcaaatatggtggatactctccctcaatgattcctctctgacatttgcgaccgtcggtgatggtcgttactcctcctttccctagtgcataacaaaggtctagcacccagagaagaaggagaaatgacccccacgacaacagtcgggattcttcggcctcgacagTCTTAAAGTCAACCctaaatatcgtttaattatctttctaggaaatccaggccactcgatatttcctacatattctagaactagtcatgccaaaattcacggaaaattacggcatgacctttgctaaaacaggacatatcgagcgcctgaaatttgtcagaatggaaattaatcaacactccagcaaaacataggccactcggaggtgtaacctgtaaacatgactggccacttgggcaaccacatatcctatttgagcaacacaggaTATACATGTTtgtatctacatcatatcttataggactcatattgacatggagatttggctggtctcacctcgaggtcggaaggggtcggtgacggggacgacggcggggatgatggaggggctcattgatttctgcaaaaacaaaaaccctataagtaaTACATATCGAATAGTATCAAACATATAagatcactaatacaactaaaaccctagtgaACGACGGGTATCGATGAtgaggatgtgggataggcatcatcgacgtcgatgcgggaataattgcttaaattaaaaaaataacaacaaatgtgacatgttcaactagttctattaatttaactagttcttactaaaaataaacttactataaatagaaataaactagttctttctaaaaataaactagttcaactagttatattaattttcttactaaaaatacattagttctattaattcaactagttattactaaaactaaactagttcaactagtttattaatttacttactaattattttaaacacttactaaaaacagtaaaaaaaactacattatacaatagtaaaaaactacagcgaaaaacagaaaaaaagagatggagggaggaggaaggagagaggaggagggggaggccggtgggatcggaggagggaggggcgggggagggaggagggaggggcggacgaaggaggaggagggaggggcggacgaaggaggaggagggagggggcgggggtggagggggagggggcggccgaaggaggagaagggaggggtggccggaggaggaggagggaggggcggtgggaggagggcggccggaggaggaggggggaggagggagtacctcggcgaggagcagtgcggcggcggcggacgacgggttcGGCGCGGGCGAGAGAGCGAGTGAGAGGGATAGTGAGTGAGAGAGGGTGCAGTGAACCGCTCGAGATAgggtaagtaagtagtagcgcaTTTCAGAGATACGCACTACTGCTaagggacgtagcagtagcgctgattaggcatacgcgctactgctaagtggggctagccatgtgcgtccagtacaaatatagcagtagcgcgctttagcagaacgcactactgctaaagtagtagcagtagcgcggtctaaCTAAAACCGCTACTACTAACTAGCAGTAGCCCCctattttgtccagcgctactgctaagatgttgtgtataaggttttttcTAGTAGTGCATGCAAATCCCTTGCTCCATCGCATGCAGGGTTCATAGCTTAATTCCTTCGCGGTTTCTCCAAAATAAACCCAATGTATAGGTACGCTCCACTCTCAATCCAACATCTATTATCAGGTGTCTCCTCTGCTTCTTAGATTCGGTTGCCGCTTCTACCTACGCTGCCTGACTAGAGCTTTAACCAGACTACCAGAACTCATAAACCAaagtttttttattctttttgttaTATGTTCTATTTCTAACACATCATATACTAATCATTTgactttagtactccctccattttaaaGTAAGTGTCTTGACTTTAGTACAATTTTGTACTTTtaaaagttagtgcaaagttgagacaattattttggaacgggagaagtataagtctttttagagattccaatatggactacatacggagcaaaatgagtgaatctacactttaaaatatgtttgTATACATCAGACTGAAATGCGGCCGAGATGGCTACGGTGTGCTTGATCCAGCTCTGCAACGGTTAGTGTCCGGAATGCTTGCGGCGGCGCATAGTGGGAGGGAGAGCGGCCACTTGGTATGGAGTCGAGTGCTGCCGGAGACGGACTGCATAGGAAGACGCGTGGAAATGCGTCGCGCCGCGAAGGGCAGTGCCTCCACATCCATCGGGGCcttgcgaagccacgaagaatcGTCGATGATGAAGGAGATCGTCCCGAAACGGGTTTCACCGCCGACTAACATGGTGATAGAAAATCCACATGCGCCATAAAACATTGCTAGACGCCTGGCCCCACAGTGGGCCCCAACTGTCGGGGTTACGATTCTGACAATGAGCACTAGGTGTACGAATAAGGGGCAGAACCTAGCTACGGCGCAGGTGTAACACTCGGTGTTTAACGAGTCCAGGCCCCTCTCGgcggaggtaaaagccctacgtttCGTGCCCCGAGACTTGGTTTTGATTTGATGGGAATGGTTACAAAGATTGATCGACCCTAGCTCAGGATCGGAGGTGGactgcggcttatatagagtgcgccgcaGCCCCATGTCCTCCACGTCGCGAGGGCACTTTAATGACATTGATTGCGTCAGTTACAGGTGTAAAGAGGCGCTACTACAACGGTTACAGGTAACGATAGTCTTGACTATGCCTTAAGGGCGACTTAGGATTCCTCGACTGTTGCAGCTCACACGTCGTCCCTTCACCTCTTAGTCCGATTTGTGGTTTTCCAACCGAGTGACAGGTGGTCGTCCGAATGCTGTCGAGGCGTCCGAGTGGACTTCCTGATATATGCATCCAAATGCCGGTATGGTTCATGGACCTACCCATAGTGGTGTGGGGCACCATCTAGGCTCCATAGGATGGGTCCTTGACCCTACTTGTAATAGGTGACCTCATCACCGAGCGCGGCTTGTCTCGCCCGGATCTCCTGCTGGATCTCGTACGGGTGCTCCGGCATGAGCATTGCGTAGTAGGTGATCTTCCTCCGGACCATGGCACCACCGGAGTGCAGATAGAGCTCCCGGAGCAGGAGAGGAGGTGGATGGGGTCGGACTGGCGGCACAGAGAGGAAGGAGGTGGATGGGTTAGGGTTGCAGGATGATGGTCGGCTTAAATAGACGAATTTGGTCTCGGGCGGCGAGCATTTGGTCTCGGGCGGCGAGCTGGAACGGGGCCACACGGAGACGGACGTGGCATCCTTTGGACCACCGGGTTTACGGGCGTTTCCGCGTGGTACCCCGTCGTCAGAACGACGTGGCAGACGTGGTCCATATTTAGGCAGGATATGAGGGGTGTCGATCAGCCCGACCATTTAAAACGTGTTTGAGGGGGCTATTTGGATAAAAAAACATGATCGGTCAGTGACCGGGAGGGCCGGCCGGGCCTTAAGGCCGGTTTGAGGCGCCCCGCCGGTTTGGCTCGAATCATGGATTGCACTATGGCGGGTCTTTTTTCGGTCGTAACAGCAGACTGCAATATAACGGCGGCTGTTGCATGATATATTAGTTCTCTGATGAATCGTACGCCATGATCAAAGTCAAACCCGGGGAGAGGACAGGCCAGCGTTGCAAGTCAGGTCAAAAATCTGTTTTTTCTAGGCACATACAATTGTACAAGGCCTGACAACGACTAGTATATTACTACTAGTGTGTTCAGCCAATCTACTCGTACCACAAACACACCTTGTTCTTATCTCGTGTGTATAGGATCTGTATACATATCTCCCTGGCCGGCCAGCTGCTCCTCTTTTTTATTAATTTTTTGCTAATATTTATtactaaagaaaaaagaaaaaaaagcatgGCTGCCTGTCAAACAAGATCACTTTCAACCCTTTCATAAATTACAACAATATAAGCTCTCCTTCTTCCAGGGAACAGTTCAATCGATACATGTCCTCTTCTTATATTCTTCTTATTAAGGCACAAGTACGTACAAAAGTTGAGTTCCACCTGACCCCTCAAACCTAATCCTGGGGGGATGCACTGCTCCTGACAGGAAACCAAAACAGGAATCTCAAAGCAAGGACTAATGGAAtcatcaaagataatatatactacGCTATTCTACTGtatttttgatatatatatatatatatatatatatatatatatatatatatatatatatatatatatagtataaaatAGATAGATACATGTGATCTCGGCCAGAGTATGACGGACGAGGCACGGAGGCAGCAACACAAATTCTTCCTTTTGCCGAGCCCACCCAACCCAACCAGCTTGCAACAATgaaactttttttttgcgggtttgCAACAATGAAAACTATCATTATTGTCATActccatcaacattttttgaatgttCAGCTAAAGCTAATTAAGTTCCCAGTTTTTTAATCCGGGTCAATCCATTGGTCGCACAAGTTggggacgacgacaacgacgagggGATGGCAGGGCGGCAAGTTAGGCACATCATCGAGGCCATCAGCGCGCCAAGTCCAACCAGATCAAATATTGATACTCCCCACATAAACagatataaaagcgtttagatcactaaaataatgATCTAAACACTCTTGTATTTGTTTGCCGAGGAAGTATTATTTTAATTCCTTTGTTCTAGCGTGAGGAATATTTTAATATTgtggtacagagggagtagttgcaaGGTTGGAGCAGATCCAGATACAATGAATGCTATGATACCACCACATCTGAAATACTCCTAGCTACTAGTCTCAAATATATCACCGAAAAATAAAATTATATTTTCCTGGGCAGGCATGCAGGATCATGCTGCATCTTCTCTCTGCCATTGCTGCCGTGTTGCCACGCCATTTGTATTTTTTTCTTGGTGTAAGTAATTAAATTCAGCTCCAAAGTCAACCCTCCTCTCTACGTCGCGGGCgaaaccagcaaaagaaaaaaaaggcgccGCTTttatcctccccctccctctccggCCGGCAGCTTCTCCTACGCGCCGATCCCATGGCGctccctcgcctcctcctcctccaatggaGCTGCAGCAGCCTAACAATCCTGCTGCTGGCCGGCGGCGGGGGAGTgagagaggcggcggcgcgcacggtgCCGGTGGAGTTCCTCTACCCGCCCTACAACCTCACCTACATGCACTACATCGACACCAGCGGCGTCTTCCTCCGCTCCCCCAACGACACCTTCTCCGCCGCCGTCTTCAACGCCGGCGCGGACGACTCCTCCGGCTCCGACTCCCCCTCCGCCGGCGAGGAGACCCAGATGTCCCGCTACTTCTTCTCCGTCCTGCACGACCGCTCCCGCACCCCGGTCTGGGCCGCCACCGCCGGCTCCACCATCGTCCAGTCCATCATCCTCTCCCTCAACGCCTCCGGCCTCTACATCTCCGACCCCGCCGACCAGTCCGGCCCCTCCTGGTCCacgccccgcctcgccgcccccgtcgccgcgctCCGCCTGCTCGACACCGGCCAGCTCGCGCTCATCGACGCCGGCAACGCCACGCTCTGGTCCACCTTCGACGCGCCCACCGACACGCTGCTCCAGGGCCAGGTCCTCCCCGTCGGCGTCCTCCTCACCGCCACCGCGTCGGAGCAGGACCTCTCCCCCGGCGCCTACCGCCTCCTCCTCACCCCCGCCGACGCGCTCCTCCAGTGGGCCTCCTCCTCCGACGGCAGAGGTGACTTCGTCACGTACTGGGCGCTCTCCTCCGACCCGGCGTCGGTCCAGGACTCCAACCGCGCCGTGCGATCCATGATGGTCAACGCCTCCGGCATCTACCTCCTCGCCGACGACGATGGCCGGGACACCGTCTTCAGCCTCCGCTTCGcgtcgccgcccgcgccggccACCAGGATGCTCCTCAAGCTCGACCCCTCCGGCCGCCTGCGCGCGCTCAGCACGGCCTACTCCCCCACGGCGGCGCGAGCCACGCTCCCCGCCGTCTGGGCCGCTCCGGCGAGCGACTGCGACCTCCCGCTGCCGTGCGGCTCCCTCGGCCTCTGCACGCCCGGCAACAACGGATCCTCCTGCATGTGCCCCGACGCCTTCACCACGCACACCACCGGCGGCTGCTCGCCGGCCGACGGCTCCTCGCTCCCTGTCTTGTCTGACAGCTGCCTCGCCGGCAACGCCTCCTCCAAGTCCAAGCCGTCGTCGTCGGCAGCACCCTCGGCGACTCCTTACAGCTACACGAGGCTGGGCGACGGGATCGGCTACTTCGCCGGCAAGTTCGCGCTCCCGACGACGGCCGGCGACGCGCTCTCGGCGTGCCGCGACCTCTGCTCCGCCAACTGCTCCTGCGTCGGCTTCGTCTACAAGAACTCCTCCAAGTCCTGCTTCCTCATGCACAACCAGATCGGCTCCATGTTCCGCGTCGGCAAcagcgcagccgccgccgccgtcgccttcatCAAGACGGTCCCGCCGGCTCCACCTCGCGGCCAAGGCAGTGGCGGCGGCTCCTCGTCCCTGAGCACCATCACCATCGTATTCGGCATCGTGCTGCCGGCCGTGGCGGCCGTGTTCATCACCTTCCTTCTCTACGTGCTGGGCGTGCACTGGCTGAAGAACCGCCATGGCGGCGCCAGCACCAACggcaaggccaagaagaagaagcacggcCACGGCGGCAGCAGCTGGTTCATGCTGCACATGATGCCGTCCTTGTCGTCGTCGCGGGCATCGTCCAACGTACCCTCGGAGAAGGGGGACGGCGAcgaaagcgaggacgacgacgacgaggtacTCATCCCCGGCCTGCCGACCCGGTTCACGTTCGTCGACCTGGAGACGGCCACCAACGGCTTCAAGTGGCAGATCGGCTCCGGCGGGTTCGGCTCCGTGTACCGCGGCGAGCTCCCGGACCGGACCACCGTGGCCGTCAAGCGGATGAACAACCTGGGCATGCAGGGCCGGCGCGAGTTCCTCACGGAGATCGCCGTCATCGGCAACGTACACCACGTGAACCTCGTCAAGCTCCGCGGGTTCTGCGCCGAGGGCGCGCGGCAGCAGCTGCTCGTCTACGAGTACATGAACCGCGGCTCGCTCGACCAGTCCCTCTTCTTCTCCCGCGCcggtgccggcgccggcgccgccgcgaaGAAGAGGGACGTGCTGGAGTGGCCGGAGCGTCTCGCCGTGTGCGTGGGCGCGGCGCGCGGGCTGGCGTACCTCCACGCCGGCTGCGACCGAAAGATCCTGCACTGCGACGTGAAGCCGGAGAACATCCTGCTGGACGACCGCGGCGGCGTCAAGATCGCCGACTTCGGGCTGGCCAAGCTGATGAGCCCGGAGCAGTCGGGGCTCTTCACCACCATGCGCGGCACCCGCGGGTACCTGGCGCCCGAGTGGCTCATGAACGCGCCCATCACCGACAAGGCCGACGTCTACAGCTTCGGCATGGTGCTGCTGGAGATTCTGCGCGGCCGCAAGAACTCCAAGCAGGACGACGATGAgcaccacaccaccaccaccaccggcagcAGCACCAGCGCCGCGTCGTCGGACGGCGGTGTCGCCGGCGAGGCGACCAAGGCCAGGAGCAGCTACTTCCCGGCGCTGGCGCTGGACCTGCACGAGGAGGGGCGGTGCCTGGAGCTGGTGGACCCGAGGCTGGAGGGCCGGGCGGACGCGACGGAGGTGGCGCGGGTGGTGCGCGTGGCGCTGTGCTGCCtccaggaggaggcggcggtgcggccGGCCATGACGGCGGTGTCCGGCATGCTCGACGGCAGCATGGACGTGTGCGCGCCCAGGACGGAGCAGCTCGCGTACCTCAGGATGTACGGGCGCGGCCTCGTCGACGTCCGGCCCGGCGGGTGGAAGGGGAAGTGGAAGGGCTCGGACATGACCGCCGGCAGCAGCAGCTGGTCGCCGCCGTCGTGCGTGTCGGCACAGCAGCTCTCGGCTCCCAGATGACATGATCACATCATCGGTGTAATGCAATGATGCAAATTTTGCAGTAAAAAGATCAATCAAAAATGTGTGTGCAATGTTCTTGTTCATATTTGTTGTTGACTGTTTTTGAGATAGCTAACCACTCGTTTCAACTGGTTTCTTGTTCATATTTGTTAGTTGTGAGTACATACATTTCATCAATGAAAATGAGTAGAtgttgttcttcttccccttcttctttttTTACCGCCCGCAAACTGTTGGGATTTCCAATATTTGTTTCTAGAATTTGTTTTGCTATTACGAAAAAGTATTTCTCTATTTCTTTATGTATGATGTATTATTTTTGGCACGGTAACCAAGGCACATAATTCTACACATGTTCGGACTAAATTTACCGTGTCTAAATCATTGATTAGCGGACAACTAAATCATTTATGCGAGGAAAGTAAGAGATGCACGCAATCAGAAGAGAtagtttcctttttttttctttacaAAAAGGGAATCATGCAATCAGGGGAGAGATGTCTTCCTTTATTTGAAAGGCTAATGACGGAATTACGAGGAATGATAAGAAATGCACCTACATTAtaaaattttatcaaaaaacaaatacaccttatataaagaaatgaAGGGAGTATAAGATAACTGAGAAATTTTCTGACTCATCATTGGATCTATGAAAACACATGTGATATTCTCATAGGAAACAATGAGGGCATCTAGTGGTAGTAGTATCATATTATTAGAAAGTGCTTTTCTAAGCTCATACTCACGtacatctataccaatataaaaagtcCTAAAAGAGCAAATCCAATTAATCTCgcccatcaaatcatgtcaattcaATGATCTAGACCGCTTCAATGTCgagtgctcaacacgtttagcgtgcagttaatttcatgccaaatatagtgctaatcacataataacacataaataatatcctacttaatatccgcgtgcacttaatatacttccaaattaacgtgcattgcacgtacacattgactagtgagCTCAAGTGAACAATAtaattcaaaaagaaaaaaacatttcTGCCATTTCCAAACTTGACATTgtatgatgaaattttgcaagcaatCAGAGTATTTGTCAATGTTTGCTAAGAAAATTCAGAGTTTTTTGAAATTGTGTTTCAATTTTTTTGACTACTCACCCGAGTTTACATGAGCTCGAGCTCAGTTTAATGCGTCCCCTGAACATTAGGGGTATCTCATGAGTGATGGTCTGAATGAATGAATGAACGGTCGGGATGATTGATCTGTTTTTTGTCATCGTGGAAGAAGCTGGGCCAATTGAAAAGGAAGGTCAACACAAATTGCGCATGGCCACGTTTGCTTGCATTTTTTCTTGATTCCGTGTGAAAGGAGATGATAAACATACGCATATGCTTTGCTGCATAAACAAACAAATCCATCTTCACCTGTCACGCCGGTGTCACGGTGCCCCCACCTGGCAGGGAGACTGCCAGCGCATCCAAGGGTGACGAGGACGCAGAAGCAAAGGCATGACTGCCTGGCATGTGGGCcagactgtgtgtgtgtgtgtggcgtgaGTGAGGCCTGCATGCCGCGGGGTTAAGTAGCGAGCGGCTACCAGTTGGTGGGCATCGAATATTTCATTGAACAAATCGAACCGAAGAGAGAAGCTGTTCTTCCCCTCTCGGCGACTTTCAGACCCCCTTTCCCTGCTTCCTCGaaatcctcttcttctccatgaACCCTAGATCGAGACCcataacaagtggtatcagaggtcAGACGACCTGGATCCGCTCTACCAAAAGTCAAGGCATCACACCAAAGCGGCCAAgcaggcggcggcgatggaggagcA comes from Triticum aestivum cultivar Chinese Spring chromosome 5B, IWGSC CS RefSeq v2.1, whole genome shotgun sequence and encodes:
- the LOC123110034 gene encoding G-type lectin S-receptor-like serine/threonine-protein kinase At5g35370 produces the protein MALPRLLLLQWSCSSLTILLLAGGGGVREAAARTVPVEFLYPPYNLTYMHYIDTSGVFLRSPNDTFSAAVFNAGADDSSGSDSPSAGEETQMSRYFFSVLHDRSRTPVWAATAGSTIVQSIILSLNASGLYISDPADQSGPSWSTPRLAAPVAALRLLDTGQLALIDAGNATLWSTFDAPTDTLLQGQVLPVGVLLTATASEQDLSPGAYRLLLTPADALLQWASSSDGRGDFVTYWALSSDPASVQDSNRAVRSMMVNASGIYLLADDDGRDTVFSLRFASPPAPATRMLLKLDPSGRLRALSTAYSPTAARATLPAVWAAPASDCDLPLPCGSLGLCTPGNNGSSCMCPDAFTTHTTGGCSPADGSSLPVLSDSCLAGNASSKSKPSSSAAPSATPYSYTRLGDGIGYFAGKFALPTTAGDALSACRDLCSANCSCVGFVYKNSSKSCFLMHNQIGSMFRVGNSAAAAAVAFIKTVPPAPPRGQGSGGGSSSLSTITIVFGIVLPAVAAVFITFLLYVLGVHWLKNRHGGASTNGKAKKKKHGHGGSSWFMLHMMPSLSSSRASSNVPSEKGDGDESEDDDDEVLIPGLPTRFTFVDLETATNGFKWQIGSGGFGSVYRGELPDRTTVAVKRMNNLGMQGRREFLTEIAVIGNVHHVNLVKLRGFCAEGARQQLLVYEYMNRGSLDQSLFFSRAGAGAGAAAKKRDVLEWPERLAVCVGAARGLAYLHAGCDRKILHCDVKPENILLDDRGGVKIADFGLAKLMSPEQSGLFTTMRGTRGYLAPEWLMNAPITDKADVYSFGMVLLEILRGRKNSKQDDDEHHTTTTTGSSTSAASSDGGVAGEATKARSSYFPALALDLHEEGRCLELVDPRLEGRADATEVARVVRVALCCLQEEAAVRPAMTAVSGMLDGSMDVCAPRTEQLAYLRMYGRGLVDVRPGGWKGKWKGSDMTAGSSSWSPPSCVSAQQLSAPR